The Elaeis guineensis isolate ETL-2024a chromosome 3, EG11, whole genome shotgun sequence region CCACCATTTGGTCGACGACCAACCCCTTAGGCCTGAAGGAGCGGGATAGCCCCCACGAATAATCTCTCCAATGACTGCCAAGGTCTCTAGCAGAAAGACAATCTTGTGAAGGTGAATGAATTTGAGCTGATCGAGATCAAAGGGGACTACCAGCCTCATGGACTTAATGTCCACCATCTGGCTGGTGACTAACCCCTCgagcctgatggagcagaagagCTTAGCGACCATGTGAGTAGGTGGAATGGTGTTGTTGGCTAGGTAGGAGGCAGGGTCGAGGTGGTCGAAGGCAAAGCCGAGGAGGGCATCACCGGTGAGGATGGTGACGGTTTATAATTAATTTACCATTGCACATAATTAACTAACTAATTAACATGGTATATAGTTATTTGACCACTgcatacaattaaataaatatagtaCACAGTTAATTTATCATTGCATATAGATAAATAAACATGATACATAGCTAATTTGTCATTATATATAGTTAGCTGGCTACTATATACAGTTAAATtgatatggtatacagttaatttaTTACTATATATAATTAACTTACCACTGcgtacagttaaataaatatgaaatacaaTTAACTGACCActacatatagttaaattaatatgatatacagttaatttaCTATTGCATatggttaaattaatatgatatataattaatttatcactgtacataattaatttactactgcacataattaatttatcattatatagttaatttgcttttcttattaatttatcctgtttagatattttttgttTAGAAAGAAAATATGTTATTGAattgaggatatttttatctcatgaggaataaaaattaaaattttattaaaaatagatcGAAAGTTATACAAAAAGCCGATGGGACTTAAAAGTTGAAGTCGGGTCCATAAATGGACTGGAcattaaaatctttttttttttatttactcaTCGCAACTGTATTGGAGATTGCCTTGGGCTTTCTGAGTCCAGGCCCATCACAAGTTCATAATACCTCCATCCAGCCCAATCTAATAAGCAAGTTGGGCAAGCAAGTCCGAGTTGGACCAATCCAAGTTGCAACCCACGAGGGATGCAACCACTTTACTGGCCTGATTCCAATAGGGTGCTCGCCTGTCTCATCATCCACATCTCAAGCAGATCAAAGCATTCGACGCAGAGAAgaaatagtaaaaataatttagatagGTTGTCGCCATGGATCAAAGACCGTTCTACATCTGATGGCTATTTTCACTTGCGACGTTGTAGTTCCATTCCCTCCCCACCCAGCCTATCCATCGAACCCACCCACAAACAACTTGGAGAACGAGTCCATCGGTCGCGCCGAGAGCGCCACCGACGCCTGCACCTCCCCCTCCTCCCTGCCAGCGACCAGCACCACCTCCCCGTCGTGGTTCATCGACACCAGCTCCACCCTCGCCGGCCTCCCCCACCCGAAGTCCGTCTCGTAAACCCGGAACCTCGGCGAGCCCACCACGATCACCGAACTCGCCCGCGGCATCCTCTTGTACTCCTCCACCGACTCCTCGTACTCCCTCAGCGGCTCCCCCACGCCCGCCCGGACAGCCAGCCGGATCCTCTCGCACGCCAAAGCGAGCCCGCCGGGCGCCAAGAGCTCCGACGCCGTGGCCTGCGCGAAGCACCCGCGGATGCAGTTCCCGGCGTAGGCCTCGTCGAGGGGGGGGTCGAGGCGCGCGCGGCAGTCGGCAGCCAAGCCGAGGGTGGTGGCCGCGTCGCCGGCGAGGGCTTTGGCGCGCGCGATGCAGAGCCAGGCGTGGGCGGAGATGGCCACGAAGGTGGAAGGGGTCGTGATGGGGCAGTGGCTGACGTCTGTGCTTTGAGGGACGGCTCGTTGCTTCAGGGATTGGATGAAAGCGGGGGCGAGGGTGAACGTCCTTCGCCTGTGATGGAAGCGGTCTTCGAGAAAAGAAACAATTGGGCCCGCAATCTTCTCGTCATGCCAGCATAATTATTCACGTCAGCGATACAAAACATAATCCTAATAAAATCAAGAATATTGAGACTCAAGGCAGCAAATCCCAGCCCGCGGGAACGaacagaaaaagaagaggagaaatcATTACATGGAGTGGACCTGCATAAATCCCAGGGCACGTGCATGACGGATAACTCCCGGAACCGGGCACGTGCACGTGCCCTTAAATTGTTTACATACAAAGAGATTAGTATAGCAAGTGACCATTGGACAGATCCAGCGAACATGAACCATCTTATAATTAAACGATATTTGTTATTTTATAGCTCAAGTAATTACCAGAATCATTTTAATTCCATACTCATGGGCTCCATTATATATTTTAACTAAGCGAAAacccgctccaagcctcccacagtCCCGCATGTCAAACTTATTTACTAAATAGATTAGGTTATCCCACTCGTTATCAAACCATGATAAGCAAATTCAAAATGGCATTAATAGGTAAGTTTTATTATATACATTAATCaactaaatttaaatttatttactaaATAGGTTAGATTCAGACTGAAAATACTGTTTGTTTAATTCATTTCAacctatttaataattaaatcaaaatggCCCGATTACAAGTAGGTTCGTTAGAGACTTGTTTAATCTGCTAACCTATTTAATACCTGTTTTAATTGTTATTATTGATTGATTCATGTTGCATTAATGGGTTGTTAGATTAAATAGGTTATGCTGATTGGATCAG contains the following coding sequences:
- the LOC105041787 gene encoding malonyl-coenzyme A:anthocyanin 3-O-glucoside-6''-O-malonyltransferase-like; the protein is MPCVRILNASRVPLPPGPSPPPGDTVRLSFFDTLWVVVPPIQRLFLYPDAALPYASIVDSLKSSLSRTLPLFHPFAGNLTYLPAYGDAVIDCSTSAAPAVSFLEAESDLDIRRLAEDETHDLESFLQLVPDLGGVRELPAPVLAVQVTEFAGGGVAVGLAVHHAVTDGKGIWRFVESWAAACRGRGDPPGPTPLHDRAIIRHRTGDDIARLLLRRMAPALPKIAGPIVSFLEDRFHHRRRTFTLAPAFIQSLKQRAVPQSTDVSHCPITTPSTFVAISAHAWLCIARAKALAGDAATTLGLAADCRARLDPPLDEAYAGNCIRGCFAQATASELLAPGGLALACERIRLAVRAGVGEPLREYEESVEEYKRMPRASSVIVVGSPRFRVYETDFGWGRPARVELVSMNHDGEVVLVAGREEGEVQASVALSARPMDSFSKLFVGGFDG